One window of Saccharomyces kudriavzevii IFO 1802 strain IFO1802 genome assembly, chromosome: 10 genomic DNA carries:
- the JJJ2 gene encoding Jjj2p (similar to Saccharomyces cerevisiae JJJ2 (YJL162C); ancestral locus Anc_1.185), with protein sequence MSQVIEPHLDRTTYYSILGLTSNATSSEVHKSYLKLARLLHPDKTKSDKCEDLFKAVVHAHSILTDKDQKLRYDRDLKIKGLYTYQQKKYCYTFKNKVKEPHETNQKPTKSEIHHRQGKPYEQQPYGFGVGKKVNTSSKSKVPIFKSFNLKGYQRNHYYSFKKENKYETPDADSLFHETNGASKVRMTSPSSVNASSPFQEIWETLGKKTSNDESSCREKSVLNDEEEVRYHAETTMCSGPEEYQKYNEESKKERRNLSKEDTEEEMEYKQFKLPKINVFSNGSSEPNLQSPFYNHEYRHYARSKFQNRNQNRRSVSPTKEMPTTSKTAEGWNILRDIVEKLNISSVDDGNKDTSLRKSQTNEKSYSETINIEELSIREPKGIKRRKKDGISLEELSKSLPEEKDFFVMNAINESLDSINLFKRPKTVQSQTSSDIQREGNHVQSELSLEQYGITSNVLSLKIPEILEFNASTDLKTLKLDVQMFNNHCNELKEELLQASLRRYRADMQLGEKLMEKQNIVAWKTCLEFDRSLTEKMRIVQARQMQVVDNFSKQCDSSF encoded by the coding sequence ATGTCTCAGGTAATAGAACCGCACTTAGATAGAACAACATACTACTCAATACTAGGTTTAACTTCGAATGCCACGTCCTCAGAAGTACATAAATCATATTTGAAGCTGGCTAGGTTGCTTCACCCAGATAAAACGAAATCTGATAAATGTGAGGATCTCTTCAAGGCTGTTGTACATGCACACTCTATATTGACTGATAAGGACCAAAAGCTTCGATATGATCGGgatttgaaaattaaaGGCCTATACACTTACCAGCAGAAGAAATACTGTTATactttcaagaataaagtAAAGGAACCTCACGAAACGAATCAGAAGCCCACTAAATCTGAGATTCATCACAGGCAAGGTAAACCTTATGAACAGCAACCGTATGGCTTTGGGGTAGGTAAGAAAGTGAACACATCATCTAAGAGTAAGGTTCCCATATTCAAGTCCTTTAACTTGAAAGGCTATCAGCgaaatcattattattcatTTAAAAAGGAGAACAAATATGAAACTCCAGATGCTGACTCTTTATTCCATGAAACTAATGGAGCCTCAAAAGTAAGGATGACTAGTCCCAGTTCAGTGAATGCGAGCTCGCCCTTCCAAGAAATATGGGAAACCTTAGGTAAAAAAACGAGCAATGATGAATCATCATGCCGTGAAAAATCAGTAttaaatgatgaagaagaagtacGATATCATGCAGAGACAACGATGTGTAGTGGCCCTGAGGAATACCAAAAATACAatgaagaatcaaaaaaggaaagaagaaatttgtcaaaagaagatacagaagaagaaatggaaTATAAACAGTTTAAATTGCCCAAAATCAATGTTTTTTCTAATGGATCCTCTGAACCAAATTTGCAATCACCCTTTTACAATCATGAATATAGACATTACGCAAGAAGCAAATTCCAAAATagaaatcaaaacagaAGATCGGTTTCCCCTACTAAAGAAATGCCTACAACCTCAAAAACGGCTGAAGGATGGAACATCTTGAGAgatattgttgaaaaactaaatATAAGCAGTGTAGACGATGGGAATAAGGATACATCTCTTCGTAAAAGTCAAACAAACGAGAAAAGTTACAGTGAAACAATTAATATAGAAGAGTTATCTATCAGAGAACCTAAAGgaataaaaagaaggaagaaggaCGGCATATCGTTAGAAGAGTTATCAAAATCCTTACCGGAAGAGAAGGACTTTTTTGTCATGAATGCGATTAATGAATCATTGGACTCGATTAATCTTTTTAAGAGACCTAAGACGGTACAGAGTCAGACCTCAAGTGATATCCAAAGAGAAGGTAATCATGTACAGTCTGAACTATCATTGGAACAGTACGGAATTACATCTAACGTTTTGAGTTTGAAAATTCCAGAAATTTTAGAGTTTAATGCATCGACCGACttgaaaactttgaagCTCGATGTGCAAATGTTCAATAATCACTGCAATGAACTCAAGGAAGAGTTGTTACAAGCATCATTACGGCGTTACAGAGCAGACATGCAGCTcggtgaaaaattaatggAGAAACAGAATATTGTAGCCTGGAAAACATGCTTGGAATTTGATAGAAGTTtaacagaaaaaatgagaatCGTACAAGCAAGACAGATGCAGGTTGTtgacaatttttctaaGCAATGTGACAGCAGTTTTTGA
- the SKDI10G0550 gene encoding uncharacterized protein (similar to Saccharomyces cerevisiae YJL163C; ancestral locus Anc_1.183) has translation MTDEDEMTRLMSPDEMDYLLETTGINVLEGIIKQDDNADIDADIDGTAENNGRVSVRYGSPSILSVAKSIEGEHGRRKLFCLYGIVMIICIAESISMTATIPLVMDKVAEGIADEDGHYDAVTVQMIVSSISSSTMMIAGAISIFMAGKWGELSDRIGRVRVFKYMSGIRIIGLLTHVFTLSSKMRYHKWAIILTACIVPSFGGLFALVANGNSYVSDVVKTEHRMVTIGIMMSCIYATMGVGPMLGSFLVKWTHGNGFIPIYTAIVFVTLALIICETLMVEPRHETQLALSQSSYTKRREKLRSQSGSDDTRKYQSITYSKFQIRRLMDLLAPVKKLWLKPDSTGSLVPRQTVILLVVLDILFVCGTTSCMPALVLFSTYEYKWHAVELGYFISILGIGRGIVLLIVSPALLYVLKRIYQHLNHSIDKIDIFCIRFSMIVITLSLFVMIQFGQKSSTSMVVFALLQALSAFCSPTLQSGIIKYTSKNHTGEMFGAMALVRSCVMLIIPPVLLELYGSTVSVNPSLFMYIPFSTSIVAIFLTFFLRIYSHPPLNDS, from the coding sequence ATGACAGACGAAGACGAAATGACGCGTTTGATGTCTCCAGATGAAATGGATTATTTGCTGGAAACGACGGGAATTAACGTATTGGAAGGAATTATCAAACAAGACGATAATGCCGATATTGATGCCGATATTGATGGAACTGCGGAGAACAATGGTCGTGTTTCTGTACGGTATGGTTCCCCCAGTATTTTGAGTGTTGCCAAGAGCATTGAGGGAGAGCATGGACGCAGAAAGCTTTTTTGCTTGTATGGTATTGTTATGATTATATGTATTGCGGAATCTATATCTATGACGGCTACAATACCGCTGGTAATGGATAAAGTGGCCGAGGGAATTGCAGATGAAGATGGACATTATGATGCCGTAACTGTACAGATGATAGTCTCCAGtatttcttcctctacTATGATGATAGCTGGAGCAATCAGCATTTTTATGGCAGGTAAATGGGGAGAATTATCCGATAGGATAGGTAGAGTTCGCGTTTTCAAATACATGAGCGGTATCAGAATCATTGGACTTTTGACGCACGTGTTTACTCTATCATCCAAGATGAGGTACCATAAATGGGCCATTATTCTTACTGCCTGTATTGTCCCATCATTCGGCGGGTTATTTGCATTAGTGGCAAATGGGAATAGTTACGTGTCAGATGTAGTGAAAACTGAACATAGAATGGTGACAATAGGGATAATGATGAGCTGTATCTATGCCACCATGGGTGTAGGTCCCATGCTTGGATCTTTCCTAGTCAAGTGGACCCATGGCAATGGTTTTATCCCCATCTACACAGCTATAGTATTCGTCACGCTAGCGCTCATAATATGTGAAACTCTCATGGTGGAACCCCGTCATGAAACTCAGCTGGCCCTTTCGCAGTCAAGTTATACCAAGAGGAGGGAAAAACTAAGATCACAATCAGGTTCTGACGATACACGAAAGTATCAATCTATtacttatagtaaattccaAATAAGGAGGCTAATGGATCTGCTCGCTCCAGTAAAAAAACTGTGGCTGAAACCAGACAGCACAGGTTCTTTAGTGCCGCGGCAAACTGTTATATTACTCGTGGTACTCGATATATTATTCGTCTGCGGTACGACGTCATGTATGCCAGCATTGGTTTTATTCTCTACATACGAATACAAGTGGCATGCGGTGGAGTTGGGCTATTTCATATCAATATTGGGTATTGGGAGAGGTATTGTTTTACTGATCGTGTCGCCTGCGTTACTATATGTGCTGAAACGAATTTATCAACATTTGAACCATTCAATAGATAAGATAGACATCTTTTGTATCCGATTTTCTATGATAGTCATAACACTGAGTCTCTTCGTCATGATACAATTTGGCCAGAAAAGTTCCACTTCGATGGTGGTCTTTGCTCTTTTACAAGCACTAAGCGCCTTTTGCTCACCAACTTTGCAATCGGGTATCATTAAATATACCTCAAAAAACCATACGGGTGAGATGTTCGGAGCAATGGCCTTGGTAAGATCATGCGTTATGCTTATCATTCCGCCCGTCCTGCTTGAGTTGTACGGCAGCACAGTCTCCGTCAACCCCAGCCTGTTTATGTATATACCGTTCTCAACAAGTATTGTTGCCATCTTCTTGACATTTTTCCTGAGGATTTACAGTCACCCCCCACTGAACGATTCTTAG